Proteins encoded within one genomic window of Alphaproteobacteria bacterium HT1-32:
- a CDS encoding PAS domain-containing protein has product MKMWEIDKNFWAETPIDTLGPILNSIGVSVFVIEVLEDNKFIVSFINNFYESTFNCDAREIAGKFIEDVMPAASAEMVISNYKRCIATGKIDQYDEEIQLSSGFFLARTTLTPLSKDGRVTRLIGTTNDITDRRAMEMELATARDQADIANKAKSSFMANMSHELRTPLNAVIGYSEMIQSEIFGPIGSPKYKEYLDDIRFAGRHLLEIVNDILDIAQVESGTTPIEYEDVSPRNLIENAVRLVQQTDRTNPATVNIGRIPPDILISVDVKKMRQCLINLIANAQKFSSCDRNVLISSELLDDERLCFIISDNGRGMSASDLPTALAPFGRVDSELDSQTQGAGLGLPITKAFVELHSGSFFMNSQPGIGTTAFIVLPTERITLPEGVKKRTSVEGLKDFFTIDGVDIPSTAADLADQSLDKLPIGAILLSDSGKILKYNATEAHFSGMTQSRVIGLNFFKEVAPCTFTDTFYGRFTDISEGKSVSEIFSYVFTLRRKWKVLIEMRPDKEPGNVWLFIRWA; this is encoded by the coding sequence ATGAAAATGTGGGAAATAGATAAGAATTTTTGGGCAGAAACGCCAATTGATACCTTAGGCCCAATATTAAACAGCATTGGCGTTTCCGTTTTTGTTATTGAGGTACTGGAAGACAACAAATTCATAGTTAGTTTTATTAATAATTTTTACGAATCGACATTCAATTGTGATGCTCGTGAGATTGCAGGAAAATTTATTGAAGATGTCATGCCCGCCGCATCAGCAGAAATGGTCATCAGTAATTACAAACGCTGCATAGCGACGGGGAAAATCGATCAGTACGATGAAGAAATCCAGCTTAGCAGCGGTTTTTTTCTGGCCAGAACGACACTGACTCCTCTGTCAAAGGACGGCAGAGTTACACGCCTTATCGGGACAACAAATGATATAACCGACCGCCGCGCCATGGAGATGGAACTGGCGACCGCCCGGGACCAGGCGGATATTGCCAACAAGGCAAAGTCGAGTTTCATGGCAAATATGAGCCATGAACTGAGAACACCTCTGAATGCCGTAATCGGGTATTCAGAAATGATTCAGTCCGAGATTTTTGGCCCGATCGGAAGCCCGAAATACAAAGAATATCTTGATGATATCCGGTTTGCAGGACGTCATTTGCTCGAAATTGTAAATGATATTCTGGACATCGCACAGGTTGAGTCCGGAACGACACCGATCGAGTACGAGGATGTCAGCCCAAGAAACCTGATTGAAAACGCCGTCCGGCTGGTTCAGCAGACTGATCGCACCAATCCGGCGACTGTCAATATCGGACGCATACCGCCAGACATCCTGATATCTGTTGATGTAAAGAAGATGCGGCAATGTCTCATCAATCTCATCGCGAACGCTCAGAAATTTTCATCCTGTGACCGGAATGTCCTGATTTCCAGCGAACTGCTCGACGATGAGCGGCTGTGCTTCATAATTTCGGACAACGGACGCGGCATGTCAGCATCCGATCTTCCAACTGCCCTCGCTCCGTTCGGACGTGTCGACAGCGAACTTGATTCACAAACTCAGGGTGCCGGACTGGGATTACCGATCACCAAAGCGTTTGTCGAACTCCATAGCGGAAGTTTTTTCATGAACAGCCAGCCGGGCATTGGCACGACCGCCTTCATTGTGCTGCCCACTGAGCGTATAACGCTGCCGGAAGGTGTCAAAAAACGCACTTCAGTTGAAGGCCTGAAGGATTTTTTCACGATTGACGGCGTCGACATCCCGTCTACGGCGGCTGATCTGGCCGACCAGTCACTCGATAAACTTCCGATTGGCGCAATCCTGCTCTCGGACTCCGGAAAGATCCTCAAGTATAATGCTACGGAAGCCCATTTTTCGGGCATGACACAGTCCAGGGTGATCGGCCTGAACTTCTTCAAGGAAGTTGCCCCCTGCACCTTCACTGATACTTTTTATGGCAGGTTTACCGATATCAGTGAGGGAAAGTCAGTAAGCGAAATATTCAGTTACGTATTCACATTGCGCCGGAAGTGGAAGGTCCTGATAGAAATGCGCCCTGACAAGGAGCCCGGCAACGTCTGGCTGTTTATCCGCTGGGCCTGA
- the selB gene encoding selenocysteine-specific translation elongation factor, which yields MIIATAGHIDHGKTTLIKALTGVNADRLAEEQRRGMTIDLGFAYGRRNGLDLAFVDVPGHERFIRNMLAGVSGVDAVLLVVAADDGVMPQTREHLEIVDLLGLDQGVIAITKADMVDADRLTEVELEVSSLLASTGLRNSPIQPVSGITGLGLDELTDHLRNLAPETSLQSADKAFRLAIDRVFTIDGAGLIATGAAHSGQVSVGDSLRVMPSGSLVRVRGLRAHDKPVTTAGRGQRIAINLTGVGRDEIGRGDWLAAPHLDLPTDRLDIRLRATQPLRHWDAIRFCHGAAVHEGRLALLETKSITSGETALAQLVLGGPVQAVHGDRFVLRNAGNITTVAGGTVIDPFSPKRGRAKPERLALVRQLADLDLIDGAIAELTATRNGFDLSLYSIGRGISPDTQAELADGLPAVTIGGSLIDQDRWTSLKTEITEFLSRYHQEHPDKAGAGRAELADIGKSAGLSGPAFEAVINRLVSNRHLGRAGSAIALSGHKPRLAPADQKLWKTCETLFAGAGLRPPRVRELAEELGLEPKVTERFLNRCVGAGLVLKVADNRYFPPLVLNRLGLIASELDTETQGAFTVRDYKDRSEIGRNLTIELLEFFDRTGLTHRSGETRRLKRSPEELFSTGENPET from the coding sequence ATGATTATCGCCACAGCCGGGCATATCGACCACGGCAAAACCACCCTGATCAAGGCGCTGACCGGCGTTAATGCGGACCGCCTAGCAGAAGAACAGCGCCGGGGCATGACTATCGACCTCGGCTTTGCCTATGGCAGGCGGAACGGCCTTGATCTGGCTTTTGTCGATGTACCGGGACATGAACGATTCATCCGCAACATGCTGGCCGGGGTCAGCGGTGTGGACGCTGTGCTGCTGGTTGTCGCCGCTGACGACGGTGTGATGCCGCAGACCCGGGAACATCTGGAAATCGTCGATCTGCTTGGGCTTGATCAGGGCGTCATTGCGATCACCAAAGCCGACATGGTTGATGCTGACCGGCTGACGGAGGTTGAACTGGAGGTTTCTTCCCTGCTCGCGTCAACAGGGCTGCGTAACAGCCCGATTCAGCCTGTATCCGGCATCACCGGCCTCGGTCTCGATGAACTGACAGATCATCTTCGTAATCTCGCGCCGGAAACCAGCCTGCAATCAGCAGACAAGGCGTTCAGGCTGGCTATAGACCGGGTCTTTACCATCGACGGTGCCGGCCTGATCGCAACGGGTGCTGCACATTCCGGGCAGGTGTCGGTTGGTGACAGTCTGCGCGTGATGCCGTCAGGCAGCCTGGTTCGTGTCCGCGGTCTGCGCGCCCATGACAAGCCGGTGACAACGGCAGGCCGTGGCCAGCGGATCGCCATCAACCTGACCGGCGTGGGCCGCGACGAAATCGGACGGGGTGACTGGCTTGCCGCCCCGCATCTTGATCTGCCAACAGACAGGCTGGATATCAGATTACGGGCTACGCAACCTCTGCGGCATTGGGATGCTATCCGGTTTTGTCATGGTGCTGCTGTTCACGAAGGACGTTTGGCCCTGCTGGAGACAAAGTCGATCACATCCGGCGAGACAGCCCTGGCGCAACTGGTTCTGGGAGGTCCGGTACAGGCGGTTCACGGCGACCGTTTCGTACTGCGGAATGCCGGGAATATAACAACTGTTGCCGGTGGTACGGTGATCGACCCCTTTTCGCCGAAACGCGGGCGGGCAAAACCTGAACGTCTGGCTCTGGTCAGGCAACTGGCTGACCTGGATCTGATCGACGGAGCAATTGCCGAACTGACGGCAACCCGAAACGGATTTGATCTCAGCCTGTATTCAATTGGTCGTGGTATCAGCCCTGATACACAGGCAGAACTGGCCGACGGTTTGCCCGCTGTCACTATCGGAGGCAGCCTGATTGATCAGGATCGCTGGACATCACTCAAGACAGAGATCACAGAATTTCTCAGCCGTTATCATCAGGAACATCCGGACAAGGCGGGTGCTGGCCGTGCAGAACTTGCTGACATCGGCAAATCGGCGGGCCTGTCAGGCCCGGCATTTGAAGCCGTCATCAACCGTCTGGTCAGCAACCGTCATCTTGGCCGTGCCGGATCAGCGATCGCGCTCTCCGGACATAAGCCAAGGCTGGCCCCGGCTGATCAGAAGCTCTGGAAGACATGCGAGACGCTGTTTGCCGGGGCGGGCCTGCGACCGCCACGCGTGCGGGAACTGGCAGAAGAACTCGGCCTTGAGCCGAAAGTAACAGAACGATTTCTGAATCGCTGTGTTGGGGCCGGCCTCGTTCTCAAAGTCGCTGACAACCGCTATTTCCCTCCCCTGGTGCTTAATCGCCTCGGCCTGATTGCCAGCGAGCTTGATACAGAAACGCAGGGCGCTTTCACCGTTCGGGATTACAAGGATCGTTCAGAAATTGGCCGCAACCTGACGATCGAGTTGCTTGAGTTCTTTGACCGTACGGGCCTGACCCACAGATCCGGTGAAACCCGACGACTGAAACGCAGTCCGGAAGAGTTGTTTTCCACCGGGGAAAACCCGGAGACCTGA
- a CDS encoding L-seryl-tRNA(Sec) selenium transferase: MKGANAVSARPDYSRLPAIDALLRHPGLRNVRDDFGVMIVTDMARDEISRLRGELSEGTELPSHEQIADRIARRVTRLMSSNLRPVYNLTGTVIHTNLGRAPLAPEAVDAMRRAAGAAALEFDVASGKRGDRDSIVEDWLIRLTGAEAATVVNNNAAAVMLVLNTLSEGRECIVSRGELIEIGGAFRMPDIMSRAGAILREVGTTNRTHLRDYANAVNPETGMMMKVHTSNFVVQGFTKMPSEPEIAGAAKAAGVPFVNDLGSGMLIDLAAYGLPHEPTPAEAIRDGADIVTFSGDKLLGGPQAGLIVGRADLIEKLKKNPLKRALRLDKMTLAALEATLQIYANPAKLIERLPTLRLLTRPAPDIAATATRIAGAIAKQLGDAATVDCLACHSQIGSGSLPVDLLQSTAVRITPNGPRRGSGSKLEALAAAFRSLPMPVIGRIADGALLLDCRCLEDEPGFTEQLSSLAP; encoded by the coding sequence ATGAAAGGGGCTAACGCCGTGAGCGCCAGACCCGACTATTCCCGCCTTCCCGCCATTGATGCGCTGCTTCGACATCCAGGCCTTCGGAATGTTCGTGATGACTTTGGTGTCATGATCGTCACCGATATGGCACGAGACGAGATATCCCGGCTTCGCGGGGAACTGTCGGAGGGTACAGAGCTTCCCTCACATGAGCAGATTGCAGACCGCATTGCCCGGCGGGTTACCCGGCTGATGAGCAGCAATCTGCGGCCTGTCTACAACCTGACAGGCACCGTCATTCACACCAATCTGGGGCGGGCACCACTGGCACCGGAAGCTGTTGACGCGATGCGACGGGCAGCCGGTGCTGCTGCACTGGAATTTGATGTCGCGAGTGGAAAACGCGGCGACCGCGACAGCATTGTCGAGGACTGGCTGATTCGTCTGACCGGCGCAGAGGCCGCCACTGTCGTGAACAACAATGCGGCCGCCGTCATGCTGGTGCTGAACACCCTGTCTGAGGGACGGGAATGTATTGTCTCCCGCGGTGAACTGATCGAAATCGGCGGTGCCTTCCGGATGCCGGATATCATGTCCCGTGCCGGAGCCATTCTGCGGGAAGTGGGCACCACAAACCGGACTCATTTACGGGATTACGCGAATGCCGTAAATCCGGAAACCGGCATGATGATGAAGGTCCATACCAGCAACTTTGTTGTTCAGGGTTTCACCAAGATGCCGTCCGAACCGGAAATTGCCGGTGCCGCGAAAGCCGCTGGCGTCCCTTTCGTAAATGACCTTGGCAGCGGCATGCTGATCGACCTTGCGGCCTATGGCCTGCCGCATGAGCCGACACCGGCAGAAGCAATCCGCGATGGTGCCGATATTGTCACTTTCTCCGGCGACAAGCTGCTTGGCGGACCACAGGCCGGACTGATTGTCGGACGGGCAGACCTGATTGAGAAGCTCAAGAAAAATCCGCTGAAACGGGCCCTCCGGCTGGACAAGATGACCCTGGCCGCACTTGAGGCGACCTTGCAGATTTATGCCAATCCGGCAAAGCTGATTGAAAGGCTGCCAACCTTGCGCCTGCTGACGCGGCCAGCCCCGGACATTGCCGCGACGGCAACCCGGATAGCCGGTGCCATTGCGAAACAGCTGGGTGATGCAGCAACGGTAGACTGCCTCGCCTGCCACAGCCAGATCGGCAGTGGCTCCCTGCCCGTCGATCTGCTGCAAAGCACTGCCGTCCGGATTACTCCCAATGGTCCCCGGCGTGGTTCCGGCTCAAAACTGGAAGCACTGGCGGCGGCATTCAGATCCCTTCCGATGCCGGTTATCGGGCGTATTGCAGATGGCGCCCTGCTGCTCGACTGCCGCTGTCTTGAAGACGAGCCGGGATTCACCGAACAGCTTTCTTCCCTCGCGCCATGA
- a CDS encoding MFS transporter yields the protein MSDLSGLRGIIACYKHRNFTIYFAGNATSLIGTWMQRVAAGWLAWELTHSPTWLGIVAMAEFFPTILLGPVGGALADRYSRVGIMVITQIFAMIFAGLLCLLTFLDLITIEWLVLLVALTGVAIGLYQPARLAIAPSLVPPESITTAIALNSICFNGARFVGPAIAAWIIADHGSEYAFGVNTFSYFLLITALLMMNIPRRKKRGDGQVSSILGDMREGFTFAVRSGGIGPLLLMLTVSAISVRAVMELLPGLADNVFGQGAAGYGYLVGAAGAGASVSGIYLAARGGRQDVAGVALIGTLVAALANLLLVATTDYTLALIGSCLCGFGLTLAGVATQSAFQFAVSGRMRGRILSLYGTIYIGGPALGALIIGSIAEFTGLRLPLAVGAILCLIVWAGVWARRATIIASLVPVAPIGDDD from the coding sequence ATGTCTGACCTGTCCGGGCTCCGCGGAATTATCGCCTGCTACAAGCACCGGAATTTCACGATCTATTTCGCAGGCAACGCCACGTCCCTGATCGGAACCTGGATGCAGCGCGTTGCGGCGGGCTGGCTGGCATGGGAACTGACCCATTCGCCGACCTGGCTCGGTATCGTCGCCATGGCCGAATTTTTCCCGACCATTCTGCTCGGCCCGGTCGGTGGCGCGCTGGCTGATCGTTACAGCCGTGTCGGAATCATGGTCATCACGCAAATTTTCGCGATGATCTTTGCCGGTTTACTCTGTCTGCTGACCTTCCTTGATCTGATTACGATTGAATGGCTTGTGCTGCTGGTGGCTCTCACCGGCGTCGCTATCGGGTTATATCAGCCTGCCCGGCTGGCCATTGCCCCCAGTCTGGTTCCGCCAGAAAGCATCACCACCGCGATTGCACTGAATTCAATCTGCTTCAATGGCGCAAGGTTTGTTGGCCCCGCGATTGCCGCATGGATTATCGCCGACCATGGATCGGAATATGCATTTGGCGTCAATACGTTCAGCTATTTCCTGCTGATCACGGCCCTGCTGATGATGAATATCCCCCGTCGCAAGAAACGTGGTGACGGACAGGTATCTTCTATCCTCGGCGACATGCGTGAAGGATTCACCTTTGCGGTCCGCAGCGGAGGCATTGGTCCCCTGCTTCTTATGCTGACCGTCTCCGCCATCAGCGTCCGGGCCGTCATGGAACTGCTGCCGGGCCTTGCTGACAATGTCTTCGGCCAGGGCGCAGCCGGATATGGCTATCTCGTTGGTGCCGCCGGAGCCGGTGCTTCGGTATCCGGAATCTATCTTGCTGCCCGCGGGGGCCGGCAGGATGTCGCCGGCGTCGCCCTGATCGGAACCCTCGTTGCAGCACTGGCCAATCTGCTGCTGGTTGCCACAACGGATTATACACTGGCCCTCATCGGATCCTGCCTTTGCGGCTTTGGCCTGACGCTGGCCGGTGTGGCAACTCAGTCTGCCTTCCAGTTCGCTGTTTCCGGTCGCATGCGCGGACGAATACTCAGTCTTTATGGCACGATTTACATTGGTGGCCCGGCACTCGGCGCACTGATTATTGGCTCGATTGCCGAATTCACCGGCCTGCGTCTGCCACTTGCTGTCGGTGCCATTCTCTGCCTCATCGTCTGGGCCGGTGTCTGGGCCCGTCGTGCCACCATCATTGCAAGCCTTGTTCCTGTCGCACCTATTGGTGACGATGACTGA